From the Pseudodesulfovibrio indicus genome, the window CCAGGTAGAGGGGCAGGTTGCTGAGCACGTAGACCATCTCGAAATCATCTGGGTCCAGTCCTACGGACTCAAGCACGTGTGGCGCGGCGGTATCGGCCTGGCAGACCAGATCCACCCTTCCGGCGTTCAGCATGCGCATCTGGAGGACGTCGTCCTTGACCACCTCCCTGCGCACGTCCTTGAGCACCGGGTCGTTTTGCAGCAGATGCATGGGGCCGCTGTTGCGGACCACGCTTATGGAATAGCGTTTCAGGTCTTCCTTGCTCCGGATGACGATGTCGGAGGACTTTCTGGCCACCAGCCCGAGCTTCAACTCGACAAGGGGGCCGACCCATTTGAACAGGGGTTCGCGCTGCGGGGTGCGGGCCAGGAGAAACATGCCCGTGCCGGGCGTGGTCTCCAGAATCTCCAGGGAACGGGGAAAGCTGATGCTCCGGAATTCTTCCGCCCGGACGGGGTCGCCCGCCCCGCCCATGAGCTCGGAGACGACGTCAACGATCGGACCGCCGACCTCTCCGGATTTGGACACCTGGATAAAGGGGAATATCTCGCCGACATAAAAAACGAAATCACTGGCCCGGGCAGTGCCGACGATCAGGAACAGAAACAGAATCGCGATACAGTAAGTGCGCATGCGGATCAGGACATCATTAAGGTAAGGGTTGAATTCGAAGGGCGGACCTTATGGCAAAACCTCCCAAAACACAAACCCCCGCCGGAAACACCCCCGAAACCCTTGCGGTCCGCCCCCGGAGCGGGTACACCACCCCTAACGTCACCGACCACACGGAGTTGCAAAAATGATCCTTTCCCCGTCCATGCTCTCCTCGGACTTCGCCAACATGGAAGCCGAGCTGAAAGCCCTGGAAGCCGCAGGCCTCGAGTGGGTCCACCTCGACGTCATGGACGGCATGTTCGTGCCGAACATCACCTTCGGGCCGCCGATCATCAAGGCCATGCGCGCCAAGTCGAACCTGTTCTTCGACTGCCACCTGATGATCAACGATCCGGGCCGGTACATCGCCGACTTCGCCGCAGCCGGGGCCGACCTGATCTGCGTCCACGCCGAGGCGTGCACCCACCTGGAGCGGGTCTGCGCCCAGATTGTCGAGGCCGGGGCCAAGCCCGCCGTGGCCCTCAACCCGCACACCCCGCTGGAGTCCATCAAATACCTGATCCCCCAGCTGCACATGGTCCTGATCATGTCCGTGAACCCCGGGTTCGGCGGCCAGAAGTTCATCCCTTTCTGCCTGGACAAGGTCCGCGAGCTCAAGGCCATGATCCGGGCCGCCGGGGCCGAGACCCTGATCCAGATCGACGGCGGCGTGTCCCTGGACAACGCCCGCGAGCTGACGCAGGCCGGGGTGGACGTGCTGGTCTCCGGTTCCGCCTTCTTCAAATTCCCGCCCTACGGCGAGCGGTACAAGGCGTTTCAGGACGCCTGCGCCTAACGCCCGAAAGCTCCCGAACAACACGGGGCTGGAACACAGCCCCTTTTCTTTGAGCAACGCCATG encodes:
- the rpe gene encoding ribulose-phosphate 3-epimerase, whose amino-acid sequence is MILSPSMLSSDFANMEAELKALEAAGLEWVHLDVMDGMFVPNITFGPPIIKAMRAKSNLFFDCHLMINDPGRYIADFAAAGADLICVHAEACTHLERVCAQIVEAGAKPAVALNPHTPLESIKYLIPQLHMVLIMSVNPGFGGQKFIPFCLDKVRELKAMIRAAGAETLIQIDGGVSLDNARELTQAGVDVLVSGSAFFKFPPYGERYKAFQDACA
- a CDS encoding substrate-binding periplasmic protein, whose translation is MRTYCIAILFLFLIVGTARASDFVFYVGEIFPFIQVSKSGEVGGPIVDVVSELMGGAGDPVRAEEFRSISFPRSLEILETTPGTGMFLLARTPQREPLFKWVGPLVELKLGLVARKSSDIVIRSKEDLKRYSISVVRNSGPMHLLQNDPVLKDVRREVVKDDVLQMRMLNAGRVDLVCQADTAAPHVLESVGLDPDDFEMVYVLSNLPLYLAFNRAVDDGFIARLQAAMDAMRKEDRHGRSRFKAIMRKYSAEGLLERNR